The Peribacillus sp. FSL P2-0133 genome has a segment encoding these proteins:
- a CDS encoding LysM peptidoglycan-binding domain-containing protein gives MKKLYKNYIYTILLAGSVFIFSILFSCTLNNDQKNDFLSIEVSEGDTLWEIAEEYEEANLTKKEFIGWIEEHNGVRADSIKPGQVIVIPVKGEELVQNLASEQ, from the coding sequence ATGAAAAAATTATACAAAAATTATATTTATACGATTCTATTAGCGGGATCAGTATTCATCTTTTCAATTTTATTCTCTTGTACATTGAACAATGATCAAAAAAATGATTTCCTTTCTATAGAAGTAAGTGAAGGTGACACCCTATGGGAAATTGCCGAAGAATATGAAGAAGCAAATTTGACAAAAAAAGAATTCATTGGTTGGATAGAAGAGCATAATGGAGTCAGGGCGGATTCGATTAAACCTGGTCAAGTCATCGTCATTCCAGTTAAAGGGGAAGAACTTGTCCAGAATTTGGCCAGTGAGCAGTAA
- the lexA gene encoding transcriptional repressor LexA, translated as MTKLSKRQQDILDFIKEEVRQKGYPPSVREIGEAVGLASSSTVHGHLSRLESKGLIRRDPTKPRAIEIMNSEEANNIPKANVVNVPLLGKVTAGMPITAIENIEEYFPLPESMVPHDDHVFMLEIMGESMIEAGIHDGDYVIVKQQSNANNGDIVVAMTEDDEATVKRFFKEPDYIRLQPENSNMEPIILRDVSILGKVIGLYRQIH; from the coding sequence ATGACTAAACTATCAAAACGGCAGCAAGATATTCTTGATTTCATTAAAGAAGAGGTCCGCCAAAAAGGGTATCCACCTTCCGTACGGGAGATTGGCGAAGCAGTGGGACTTGCATCAAGTTCAACAGTACACGGACATTTATCCCGCCTGGAAAGTAAAGGCCTGATTAGACGTGACCCAACCAAGCCAAGGGCCATTGAAATAATGAATTCGGAGGAAGCGAACAATATTCCCAAAGCCAATGTCGTGAACGTGCCGTTACTTGGAAAAGTAACAGCGGGCATGCCCATAACGGCCATCGAGAACATAGAAGAATACTTTCCGCTTCCCGAAAGCATGGTTCCACATGATGACCATGTATTCATGCTGGAAATCATGGGTGAAAGTATGATCGAAGCTGGAATTCATGATGGAGACTATGTCATCGTCAAACAACAAAGCAATGCCAATAATGGAGATATCGTCGTGGCCATGACGGAAGATGATGAAGCCACTGTAAAACGATTCTTTAAGGAACCGGATTACATAAGGCTTCAGCCTGAGAACTCAAATATGGAACCAATTATTTTACGAGATGTTTCGATACTTGGAAAAGTAATAGGCTTATATAGACAAATACACTAA
- a CDS encoding LysM domain-containing protein: MFIYSKNNERNIGLIFDGHTEKLVNLIETSDLTIYDASNEEVYHIVKKGDSISALAKAYGSTQVQIQKWNDLVDLNLIKVNQRLRVK, from the coding sequence ATGTTTATCTATAGTAAAAATAATGAACGAAATATCGGACTCATTTTTGATGGACATACAGAAAAACTGGTGAACCTTATCGAAACAAGCGATTTAACTATATATGATGCAAGCAATGAGGAGGTTTATCATATTGTCAAAAAGGGGGATTCCATCTCTGCGCTTGCAAAAGCATATGGTTCTACACAAGTGCAGATTCAAAAGTGGAATGACTTGGTCGATCTTAACCTTATTAAAGTGAACCAAAGATTAAGAGTGAAATGA
- a CDS encoding Rrf2 family transcriptional regulator, which translates to MNSDFTIAVHSLVYLAYLPDHMASSESIAENVCTNPARIRKMMSCLRKKGFVKTKEGVGGGYILDCNPEEVSLADIYITVSHGTLKPKWCTGDPEKKCVISSNTQIVMNQIFDEAELYFEKYLEDITLSTFLEKIKQCP; encoded by the coding sequence GTGAATAGTGATTTTACAATAGCTGTGCATAGTTTGGTCTATTTAGCTTATCTACCAGATCATATGGCAAGCAGTGAGTCTATCGCAGAAAACGTTTGTACAAACCCGGCAAGGATTCGAAAGATGATGAGCTGCTTAAGAAAAAAAGGATTTGTTAAAACTAAAGAAGGTGTTGGCGGAGGCTATATTCTAGACTGTAACCCTGAAGAGGTAAGTTTGGCAGATATTTATATAACTGTTTCACATGGGACATTGAAACCAAAGTGGTGTACAGGTGATCCGGAGAAAAAATGTGTCATATCTTCCAATACCCAGATAGTCATGAATCAAATATTCGATGAAGCTGAATTATATTTTGAAAAATATTTAGAAGATATAACTCTCAGCACTTTTTTGGAAAAAATTAAACAATGTCCGTGA
- a CDS encoding multidrug efflux SMR transporter: MNPYVFLAIAILSEVFGSSMLKVSNGFKRLFPSIGVVIGMGLAFYCLSLSLITIPLGTAYAIWSGIGTALTALVGVIVYKESFNMKKFLGLVLIIGGVVVLKLSSGGN, from the coding sequence TTGAATCCTTATGTATTTTTGGCAATAGCCATCCTAAGTGAAGTGTTTGGCAGTTCGATGTTAAAAGTATCAAACGGGTTTAAAAGGTTATTCCCTTCCATTGGTGTGGTAATTGGAATGGGTTTGGCTTTTTATTGCCTATCGTTATCATTAATAACCATACCGCTTGGAACGGCTTATGCCATTTGGTCGGGAATTGGCACAGCTTTAACTGCTTTAGTCGGTGTTATCGTTTATAAAGAAAGCTTTAACATGAAAAAATTTTTAGGTTTAGTCCTGATCATTGGAGGAGTGGTGGTTTTGAAGCTCTCAAGTGGAGGCAATTAA
- a CDS encoding aminoglycoside phosphotransferase family protein, with protein sequence MMNEYDNFERLVQKFDQGNKLIRAWELKGGISAQVTGLEILQSSGRIVKMIVRQHGDNDLKRNPNIAADEHKLLGILKAAGLPVPMPYYFVQSCEIFSKPCILLEFIEGKSEFTPSNLNDHILQLAINLAKIHRVNCADLSLSFLPKVENTYVAMLNKKERVILDETLNLSMIRDLLKSFMPLPSKNKEVILHGDYWPGNILWKEDKLVSIIDWEDSGLGDPLADLANSQLEISYHFGMQAMNDFTHQYKSMMPELNFTNLPFWQLFAALRLSAFPEWGLAKSKEKSWKKIHKSFVRQAINQIRNE encoded by the coding sequence ATGATGAACGAATATGATAATTTTGAACGATTGGTTCAAAAGTTTGATCAAGGAAACAAGCTAATTCGCGCATGGGAATTAAAAGGCGGTATTTCTGCACAGGTGACAGGACTTGAAATATTACAATCGTCAGGGCGGATCGTAAAAATGATCGTTCGTCAGCATGGTGATAATGACCTGAAACGGAATCCAAATATTGCAGCAGATGAACACAAGCTCTTAGGGATATTGAAAGCTGCCGGTTTGCCTGTACCAATGCCATATTACTTCGTGCAATCCTGCGAGATATTTTCCAAGCCATGCATACTTCTAGAGTTTATTGAGGGTAAGTCAGAATTCACCCCCTCAAATCTTAATGATCATATATTACAATTGGCAATCAATCTAGCAAAAATCCATCGTGTTAATTGTGCAGATCTATCTTTATCATTCCTGCCTAAAGTAGAAAATACATATGTCGCGATGTTAAATAAAAAAGAAAGGGTAATCCTGGACGAAACATTAAATCTGAGCATGATTAGAGATTTGTTAAAATCTTTCATGCCATTACCCTCCAAGAATAAAGAAGTAATCCTTCATGGTGATTATTGGCCAGGAAATATATTATGGAAAGAGGATAAACTAGTTTCCATAATTGATTGGGAAGACTCGGGCTTAGGGGACCCTTTGGCTGACCTTGCCAATAGTCAACTCGAAATTTCATATCATTTTGGAATGCAAGCAATGAATGACTTCACCCATCAATATAAATCAATGATGCCGGAGTTGAATTTTACAAACTTACCCTTCTGGCAATTATTTGCGGCATTACGGTTATCTGCATTCCCTGAATGGGGCTTGGCAAAAAGCAAGGAAAAGAGCTGGAAGAAAATACACAAGTCATTTGTTCGTCAAGCAATTAACCAAATTCGTAATGAGTGA
- a CDS encoding helix-turn-helix transcriptional regulator produces the protein MTNVKFTLKQARKYKGLTQDEMAKVLKMAKRTYIDYEQYKIPLRIDKAYLFAECVGFSIDEIIFFDPHLHFKCS, from the coding sequence ATGACAAACGTTAAGTTCACACTTAAACAAGCGAGGAAGTATAAAGGATTAACTCAAGATGAAATGGCTAAAGTGCTGAAAATGGCCAAGAGGACTTACATTGACTATGAGCAATATAAGATTCCTTTGCGAATCGATAAGGCTTATTTATTTGCTGAATGTGTAGGATTCTCAATCGACGAGATCATTTTTTTTGACCCTCACCTACACTTCAAATGTAGTTAA
- a CDS encoding XRE family transcriptional regulator produces MHIGERIKMLRKERKMTQEDLANILKVAPTAVSAWESGRNKPLMDKLSMMSTCFEIPLSHLIEGAPVVRNNPGMEFLNEKNVRLIGVYGNIPAGDPNFTNEYIEAYMPTLNSMLKSNKEYFFLRVNGNSMNKEFRDGSLILVEKTTYVGNGKIGVVLVNGHDATVKKVNINEENITLTPCSTDPFYEEKTYNIKNDRVRILGKVVQAIKIYD; encoded by the coding sequence ATGCACATTGGTGAACGGATTAAAATGTTAAGAAAAGAAAGAAAAATGACACAAGAAGATTTGGCAAATATATTAAAAGTGGCCCCAACGGCAGTATCGGCCTGGGAATCCGGACGGAATAAACCTTTAATGGATAAATTGAGCATGATGTCCACATGCTTTGAAATACCGCTATCCCACCTCATTGAAGGAGCACCTGTCGTTAGAAATAATCCTGGAATGGAATTCCTAAATGAAAAGAATGTAAGATTAATTGGTGTTTACGGAAATATCCCTGCTGGGGATCCTAATTTTACCAATGAATATATTGAAGCCTATATGCCGACATTAAATTCGATGCTAAAATCGAATAAAGAATATTTTTTCCTTAGAGTGAATGGCAATAGCATGAACAAAGAATTCAGAGACGGATCATTGATTCTCGTTGAAAAAACAACCTACGTCGGAAACGGAAAAATTGGTGTGGTTTTAGTAAATGGTCACGATGCTACAGTCAAAAAAGTGAATATCAATGAAGAAAACATCACACTCACTCCCTGCAGCACGGATCCTTTTTATGAAGAAAAAACCTATAACATCAAAAATGATAGAGTCCGTATTTTAGGAAAAGTGGTTCAAGCCATTAAAATATACGATTAA
- a CDS encoding recombinase family protein, whose translation MKAVIYCRVSTEKESQETSLARQEDELVKLAEKMDVEVISIIKEQASGYELNRDGIFDMLELFKTKEAEVLLIQDETRLGRGNAKIALFHVILKEDVKIYTLSHDGELELSDSDAMVIQIVGIVEEYQRKLHNLKIKRGMIRAVEKGYRPQKNLQNQRNSTGRDRKEIPIEEIIKLRANGLTFAEIAATLRGFGYNVSKATVNRRFLEHQLNTLESQS comes from the coding sequence ATGAAAGCGGTAATCTATTGTAGGGTCAGCACAGAAAAAGAGTCACAGGAAACATCATTGGCAAGGCAAGAAGATGAATTAGTCAAATTGGCAGAAAAGATGGATGTTGAAGTCATTTCCATAATAAAAGAACAGGCAAGTGGTTATGAGTTGAATAGGGATGGCATTTTTGACATGCTCGAACTTTTTAAAACCAAAGAAGCTGAAGTACTATTAATCCAGGACGAAACAAGACTGGGAAGAGGAAATGCCAAAATAGCCCTTTTCCATGTCATCCTTAAAGAAGATGTGAAAATTTATACGCTCTCACACGATGGGGAACTTGAGCTATCTGATTCGGATGCGATGGTCATCCAGATAGTCGGAATTGTAGAAGAATATCAAAGGAAACTACATAATCTTAAAATAAAGCGCGGGATGATAAGGGCTGTTGAAAAAGGGTATCGTCCTCAAAAAAATCTTCAGAATCAAAGGAATTCCACTGGAAGGGACCGTAAGGAGATTCCTATAGAGGAAATTATTAAACTTCGGGCCAATGGATTGACATTTGCAGAAATCGCAGCAACTTTAAGGGGCTTTGGATACAATGTATCTAAGGCTACGGTGAACAGGCGTTTCCTCGAACATCAACTGAATACACTGGAAAGTCAATCATAG
- a CDS encoding multidrug efflux SMR transporter, with product MKGYIALGISILSEVFGTTMLKLSEGFTHLFASFGVIIGFGIAFYSLSICLKTIPLSLAYAIWSGIGTALTALIGVLLWSEPFSITTLGGLVLIIGGVVLLNASHTPKQAEGSSN from the coding sequence ATGAAAGGATACATAGCTTTAGGAATATCTATCTTAAGCGAAGTATTTGGTACGACCATGCTTAAGTTATCTGAAGGATTCACGCATTTATTCGCTTCATTTGGGGTTATAATAGGATTTGGAATTGCATTTTATAGCTTATCTATATGTCTTAAAACAATTCCGTTAAGCTTAGCTTATGCCATTTGGTCAGGAATAGGCACAGCTTTAACGGCATTAATTGGCGTACTATTATGGAGTGAGCCATTTAGTATCACTACATTAGGTGGCTTAGTATTAATCATTGGTGGAGTGGTCTTACTAAATGCTTCCCATACTCCCAAACAAGCAGAAGGATCGTCAAACTAA
- a CDS encoding CotD family spore coat protein, producing the protein MYNKPWRHPKGGQYPPQYCPPHRMPTQYNPPQISPTKQYVKTNVINTVIPVFHPTHTTTVNKHFTTYIPHTRSIVKECYTQSFVCGVPQPPSFSRRMLRY; encoded by the coding sequence ATGTATAATAAGCCCTGGAGGCATCCGAAAGGCGGTCAATATCCACCACAATATTGCCCACCTCACAGAATGCCTACTCAGTATAATCCACCTCAAATCTCCCCGACAAAGCAATATGTTAAAACTAATGTCATTAACACTGTGATTCCGGTTTTTCACCCCACACATACAACTACCGTGAATAAACATTTCACCACATATATACCGCATACCCGAAGTATCGTGAAAGAGTGTTATACCCAAAGCTTTGTTTGTGGAGTTCCTCAACCCCCCAGTTTTTCGAGGAGAATGTTAAGATATTAA
- the tkt gene encoding transketolase has product MLDKLDALSINTIRTLSIDAIEKANSGHPGMPMGAAPMAYKLWTEYMNHNPKNPDWFNRDRFVLSAGHGSMLLYSLLHLSGYGLSIDDLKSFRQWGSKTPGHPEYGHTAGVDATTGPLGQGIAMAVGMAMAERHLAESYNRDSYNVVDHYTYSICGDGDLMEGVSAEAASLAGHLQLGRLVVLYDSNDISLDGDLSQSFSESVADRFKSYGWQYIRVEDGNDLQEIAKAIEEAKTDDARPTLIEVKTVIGYGSPNRSGKSAVHGAPLGADELKLTKEAYKWTFEEDFYVPEEVYSHFNEAVVDAGAQKEEAWNELFKNYKEAHPELAEQLELAIKGELPAEWDQEIPVYEEGKTLASRASSGEVLNAIAKKVPSFIGGSADLAGSNNTAIKGETDLLPGNYSGRNIWFGVREFAMGAALNGMALHGGLKVYGGTFFVFSDYLRPAIRMAALMGLPVNYVFTHDSIAVGEDGPTHEPIEQLASLRAMPNLGVIRPADGNETAAAWKVAMESTNKPTALVLTRQGLPTIKDTSETAYEGVSKGAYIISASKKEVADALLLATGSEVNLAVEAQKSLANEGIDVSVISMPSWDRFETQSKEYKQSVINPAVKKRLAIEVASPFGWDRYAGDEGEILAINHFGASAPGGKIMEEFGFTVENVVARVKEMLK; this is encoded by the coding sequence ATGTTAGATAAATTAGATGCACTTTCTATTAATACGATTCGTACATTATCGATTGATGCAATTGAAAAGGCTAATTCTGGCCATCCAGGTATGCCAATGGGTGCGGCGCCGATGGCGTATAAACTATGGACAGAATATATGAACCATAACCCGAAAAATCCAGATTGGTTTAATAGAGACCGCTTTGTTCTCTCAGCTGGTCATGGGTCTATGTTGTTATACAGCCTTCTTCATCTATCGGGCTATGGCTTATCTATCGATGATTTGAAAAGTTTCCGCCAATGGGGCAGTAAAACTCCAGGACATCCTGAATACGGACATACGGCTGGTGTAGATGCAACTACTGGGCCGCTTGGACAAGGTATCGCTATGGCAGTCGGAATGGCAATGGCAGAACGTCACTTGGCAGAAAGCTATAACCGCGATTCTTATAATGTGGTCGATCATTATACATATAGTATTTGTGGAGATGGGGATTTAATGGAAGGTGTTTCTGCAGAAGCCGCTTCATTAGCTGGACATCTACAACTCGGAAGACTTGTTGTTTTATATGATTCTAATGATATTTCCCTTGACGGAGACTTAAGTCAATCATTTAGTGAAAGCGTAGCAGACCGGTTCAAATCTTATGGATGGCAATATATCCGCGTTGAGGATGGGAACGATCTTCAGGAAATTGCTAAAGCGATTGAAGAAGCGAAAACCGATGATGCACGCCCAACATTAATCGAAGTGAAAACAGTTATTGGTTACGGTTCACCAAACCGTTCAGGTAAATCTGCTGTTCACGGCGCTCCGCTTGGTGCAGATGAGCTGAAATTGACAAAAGAAGCATATAAATGGACATTCGAAGAGGACTTCTATGTTCCGGAAGAAGTGTATTCACACTTCAATGAAGCTGTTGTTGATGCAGGCGCTCAAAAAGAAGAGGCTTGGAATGAATTGTTTAAAAATTACAAAGAAGCACATCCTGAGTTAGCAGAGCAATTGGAGCTTGCCATCAAAGGTGAACTGCCTGCTGAATGGGATCAGGAAATTCCAGTCTATGAAGAAGGTAAGACATTAGCTTCCCGTGCTTCAAGTGGGGAAGTACTAAATGCGATTGCCAAAAAGGTCCCTAGCTTCATTGGGGGTTCTGCAGATTTAGCCGGATCGAATAATACTGCCATAAAAGGTGAGACAGATCTATTACCTGGTAATTACAGTGGCCGTAATATATGGTTCGGTGTACGTGAATTCGCTATGGGTGCGGCTTTAAATGGAATGGCACTTCATGGTGGATTAAAAGTATACGGAGGAACATTCTTTGTATTCTCTGATTATCTACGTCCTGCCATAAGAATGGCAGCACTAATGGGACTGCCTGTAAACTATGTGTTCACTCATGACAGCATTGCTGTAGGGGAAGACGGACCGACTCATGAGCCAATCGAACAATTAGCATCATTGCGCGCAATGCCTAACCTAGGGGTAATACGTCCAGCTGATGGCAATGAAACGGCAGCAGCCTGGAAAGTGGCAATGGAGTCTACAAATAAACCAACTGCTCTTGTACTGACTCGTCAAGGCTTGCCAACAATAAAAGACACTTCCGAAACTGCGTATGAAGGTGTTTCAAAAGGTGCTTACATCATCTCTGCTTCTAAGAAAGAAGTAGCCGATGCATTACTTCTTGCGACTGGTTCCGAAGTGAACTTGGCTGTGGAAGCACAGAAATCTTTAGCGAACGAAGGAATTGATGTTTCGGTAATCAGCATGCCATCATGGGATCGTTTTGAAACTCAATCTAAAGAATATAAACAAAGCGTAATCAATCCGGCAGTGAAAAAACGTCTAGCTATCGAAGTGGCTTCACCATTTGGCTGGGATCGTTATGCAGGTGATGAGGGTGAAATATTGGCCATCAATCATTTTGGAGCTTCTGCACCAGGCGGTAAAATCATGGAGGAATTCGGTTTCACTGTAGAAAATGTAGTTGCTCGAGTTAAGGAAATGCTTAAATAA
- a CDS encoding DUF896 domain-containing protein translates to MLSKEKLARINELSKKAKAEGLTEVEAKEQTQLRSEYLETFRKSMTNTLEHVKVVDPEGNDVTPQKIKNIKEKRNLH, encoded by the coding sequence ATGTTATCAAAAGAAAAATTAGCCCGTATTAATGAACTTTCTAAAAAGGCAAAGGCTGAAGGTTTGACGGAAGTTGAGGCAAAAGAGCAAACCCAATTGAGAAGTGAGTATTTGGAAACATTCAGAAAGTCCATGACCAATACGTTGGAGCATGTGAAAGTCGTGGATCCAGAAGGTAATGATGTCACTCCTCAAAAGATAAAAAATATAAAAGAAAAAAGAAACTTACATTAA
- a CDS encoding N-acetylmuramoyl-L-alanine amidase: MVKVFIDPGHGGTDPGSVGNGLREKDLTLSIATRIKDILLIEYNNVYVKMSRTQDTYPSLNDRTNAANAWGADFYLSIHINAGGGTGYEDYIYTSTNQISKTYQDHIHSEVMKLINIQDRGQNTGDLHVLRETDMPALLSENGFIDNVNDAGKLKTASFIESLARGHVNGLVKCFNLTKKSTAVYHTVVSGDTVYSLSTAYGSTVQQIKDWNGLDSQYTITVNQKLRVK; this comes from the coding sequence ATGGTAAAGGTATTTATTGATCCTGGCCATGGGGGTACGGATCCAGGCTCGGTGGGGAATGGATTAAGAGAAAAGGATTTAACTTTATCCATTGCAACTCGAATAAAAGACATCTTATTAATAGAATATAATAACGTTTATGTGAAAATGAGCAGGACCCAAGATACGTACCCCTCCTTAAACGATCGTACGAATGCAGCGAACGCGTGGGGAGCTGACTTTTATCTCTCCATCCACATTAATGCCGGCGGCGGAACTGGGTACGAGGATTACATCTATACGTCCACTAACCAAATCTCGAAAACGTATCAAGATCATATTCATTCAGAGGTTATGAAGCTTATCAACATCCAAGACAGAGGACAAAATACAGGGGATTTACATGTACTCCGTGAAACGGACATGCCTGCACTCCTGTCTGAAAATGGATTTATCGATAATGTCAATGACGCAGGCAAATTGAAAACGGCTTCCTTTATCGAATCACTGGCTCGCGGACATGTAAACGGTTTAGTTAAATGCTTCAATCTTACAAAGAAAAGTACAGCTGTATACCACACTGTCGTTAGTGGGGATACCGTATACTCCTTAAGCACCGCTTATGGCAGTACGGTTCAGCAAATTAAAGATTGGAACGGACTTGACAGTCAGTACACCATTACAGTAAACCAGAAGTTGCGGGTTAAATGA
- the treR gene encoding trehalose operon repressor yields the protein MNSKYLSLYGDIVSKIEEGTFPTNSKLPSESSLMEEYDISRDTVRKALQLLEQNGYIHKIKGKGSFVLDFSKFNFPVAGLISYKEMVEKLNLHSKTIIHKLELETPDSNMTKLLDLTDGGKVWKVFRVRQINGKKIILDKDYFKSEFVTNLTKEICEDSIYGYIEKELGLQIGFSNKEITVEPCSEEDRQLLDIEDFDMVAVVKSTVHLIDGSLFQYSESRHRPDKFKFTDFARRTW from the coding sequence ATGAACAGTAAATATCTATCGCTATATGGTGATATAGTTTCAAAAATTGAAGAAGGAACCTTTCCGACAAATTCAAAGCTTCCTTCCGAAAGTAGCTTAATGGAAGAGTATGACATATCCAGGGATACTGTGAGAAAGGCCTTACAGTTGCTTGAACAAAATGGATATATCCATAAAATCAAAGGAAAGGGTTCATTTGTCTTGGATTTCAGCAAATTTAATTTTCCTGTAGCAGGGTTGATTTCCTATAAAGAAATGGTGGAAAAGTTGAATTTGCATTCCAAAACGATCATCCATAAGTTGGAGCTTGAGACCCCCGATTCAAACATGACCAAGCTTCTGGACTTAACGGATGGTGGTAAAGTATGGAAAGTGTTTCGGGTACGGCAAATCAATGGCAAGAAAATCATACTGGACAAAGACTATTTCAAAAGCGAGTTCGTAACTAACCTGACGAAGGAAATTTGTGAGGATTCGATTTATGGATATATCGAAAAGGAACTCGGGCTCCAGATCGGTTTTTCCAATAAGGAAATTACCGTGGAGCCATGCAGTGAAGAAGATAGACAATTATTGGACATTGAAGACTTCGATATGGTGGCAGTTGTGAAAAGTACGGTCCATTTAATCGATGGAAGCTTGTTTCAGTATAGCGAATCCAGGCATAGACCCGATAAATTCAAGTTTACGGACTTTGCACGAAGGACTTGGTGA
- a CDS encoding YneF family protein, with the protein MWVYILVGVLALIAGVVLGFFIARKYMMDYLKKNPPINEQMLKMMMMQMGMKPSQKKINQMMSAMNKQQTK; encoded by the coding sequence ATGTGGGTTTACATTCTAGTTGGCGTACTGGCATTGATTGCTGGAGTAGTGCTGGGATTTTTCATCGCTCGTAAATACATGATGGATTACTTAAAGAAAAATCCGCCAATTAACGAACAGATGTTGAAAATGATGATGATGCAAATGGGTATGAAACCATCCCAAAAGAAAATTAATCAAATGATGAGCGCCATGAATAAACAACAAACAAAATAA
- the sirA gene encoding sporulation inhibitor of replication protein SirA: MRTYQIYLIEDEFAHHYYGREKLFFNLFLEYIQARGRLKSILQKQIEYVTKTVPINQLQVAIEQRLQKKMNYWTQNGKYYLEKTNGTSKAVLIIQNESITLKAEGDYEAETAFFESIRKYEASFLAIDFEHEKYGWLKPIKERKFV; this comes from the coding sequence ATGAGAACCTATCAAATTTATTTAATCGAAGATGAATTTGCCCATCATTATTATGGAAGAGAAAAGCTATTTTTCAATTTGTTTTTGGAGTATATTCAAGCAAGGGGCAGACTGAAGAGTATTTTGCAAAAACAAATCGAATATGTCACCAAAACAGTCCCGATTAACCAGTTGCAGGTAGCTATTGAACAACGTTTGCAAAAAAAGATGAATTATTGGACTCAAAATGGAAAATACTATTTAGAAAAAACAAACGGAACAAGTAAAGCCGTTTTAATCATTCAAAATGAGTCCATTACTCTTAAAGCTGAAGGAGATTATGAAGCGGAGACCGCTTTCTTTGAAAGTATTCGAAAATATGAAGCGAGTTTTCTGGCCATTGATTTCGAACATGAAAAATACGGTTGGTTAAAACCGATAAAAGAAAGAAAATTTGTCTAA
- a CDS encoding GNAT family N-acetyltransferase, which yields MIVSQTWDYEVIAKLNQNVHNLHAKLYPRYFKEYNYCAMKETFKSLVKNNSFVFLVLIDHEEPIGYAWIEIKNYPESAFKNEYKSVYVHQLSIAESQTQKGYGKKLMNEVYEIAKKNDIDLIELNYWCENIAAKEFYKKQNFEKYREFAFRQL from the coding sequence ATGATTGTTAGTCAAACCTGGGATTATGAAGTAATTGCAAAATTAAATCAAAATGTTCACAATCTGCATGCAAAACTATATCCGAGGTATTTTAAGGAATATAATTATTGTGCAATGAAAGAAACTTTCAAAAGCTTGGTGAAAAATAACAGTTTTGTTTTTTTAGTTTTAATAGATCATGAAGAGCCAATCGGTTACGCATGGATAGAAATTAAAAACTATCCAGAAAGTGCTTTTAAAAATGAGTATAAATCAGTATATGTGCATCAGCTTAGTATCGCTGAAAGTCAAACCCAAAAAGGTTACGGTAAAAAACTAATGAATGAGGTCTATGAAATTGCTAAAAAGAACGATATAGATTTAATTGAACTGAATTATTGGTGTGAAAACATTGCTGCAAAAGAGTTTTATAAGAAACAAAACTTTGAAAAGTATAGGGAGTTTGCATTTAGACAGTTGTAA
- a CDS encoding DUF3956 family protein, protein MLEVNGQFFLITDIATLRIRISSLLASTLIGLGFPICGEKSFSQHFLGIPIENPFLLLLQLTHR, encoded by the coding sequence ATCTTAGAAGTTAATGGTCAATTCTTTTTAATCACTGATATAGCTACACTTAGAATCCGTATTTCATCTCTATTAGCATCAACTTTAATAGGATTAGGATTCCCAATCTGCGGCGAAAAGTCATTTTCCCAACACTTTTTAGGTATCCCAATTGAAAATCCCTTTTTACTACTTCTTCAACTAACGCACAGATAG